TGCTGCTGATGCTGTTTTTTGCCTTTACCGGCATCACCCTCAATCACCCTGACTGGTTTGGTGCATCCAACGCCAGCAGCCATACCGAGTCCTTGGCGTTACCCGACTTCCTCCTGCCCATTGCCGCCGATGACCAAGATTGGCAGGAGGCCGCCGCCCATTGGATGGCAAGCCAGTGGCAGGGCCAGCGCCAACAGATTGAGGTGAGTGTCGATGAGCTGGTGCTTGTTCAAAAGGGGCCCGGTCGTTACCGCACCATACTGCTGGACACAGAAATGGCCGAAGTGCAGGTGGAGAGTCTGGACTATGGCCTGGTGGCCGTGCTTAACGATTTACACAAGGGCCGCAACAGCGGCGGCATCTGGGGCCTGGTGATCGACGCCAGCGCCATACTGATGCTGCTGTTTTCCCTGACCGGTGCCTTTTTGCTGCTACCCCAGAGCCGCAGACTCAAACGTTCCCTTGGCTATATGGGCGGTGTTACCGCCGCCTGTGTGGCCATCTATTGGTTATCGATTCCCGGATGAAAGCCTGATGAAACTGAAATCCCTGCTATTGGTGAGTGCCCTGTGCGGCATCAGCACCAGCACCTTCGCCCAGATGCAGCTCGAACTGAGCCTTAAAGAAATCACCACGGGCCAATACCACAGGCCCTATACCGCCGTGTGGGTTGAGAACAGCCGCGGTGAATCGGTAAAGACCCTGGCGCTGTGGGTACAACACGATGGCCACAAGTGGTTTAAAGATATTCGCCGTTGGTGGCGCAAGGCCGGTCGGGATAATCCCGCCATGGTCGATGGAGTGTCGTCGGCCACGCGCCCCGCAGGCAAGTATCACCTCGACTGGGATCTGTCCTACGATGAGGGGAAACCGCTGGCCGAGGGTGACTATCAGCTCTTTATTGAGGTCGTCAGGGAACATGGTGGCCGTGAGCTTATCCGCCATCCCTTCAGCCTGCCCGGCAATGATTTCAACGTTAAGCTGCCCG
This sequence is a window from Shewanella zhangzhouensis. Protein-coding genes within it:
- a CDS encoding PepSY-associated TM helix domain-containing protein, encoding MSVSLRPSKKALSIARTLHVYVSMALLLLMLFFAFTGITLNHPDWFGASNASSHTESLALPDFLLPIAADDQDWQEAAAHWMASQWQGQRQQIEVSVDELVLVQKGPGRYRTILLDTEMAEVQVESLDYGLVAVLNDLHKGRNSGGIWGLVIDASAILMLLFSLTGAFLLLPQSRRLKRSLGYMGGVTAACVAIYWLSIPG
- a CDS encoding DUF2271 domain-containing protein yields the protein MKLKSLLLVSALCGISTSTFAQMQLELSLKEITTGQYHRPYTAVWVENSRGESVKTLALWVQHDGHKWFKDIRRWWRKAGRDNPAMVDGVSSATRPAGKYHLDWDLSYDEGKPLAEGDYQLFIEVVREHGGRELIRHPFSLPGNDFNVKLPATSETGESQIHYSR